GTGATGCTGGCACagttattacttgggatgtttTCAGTACTCAGTTCAGACAAGAGTATTCTCCGCCTTCTTATTATGCTGCCAAATCATCTGCATTTCATAAATTGGTTCAGGGTAATTTACCAGTTGTGGAATATGCTCGACAATTATCATCTTTATTGATTTACGTGCCGCATATCGCTGGTAATGATGGGGCAAAAATGGAGAAATTTCTGGAAGGATTGGGTTCTCATTTATATTCCTTGGTTCTGGCTAGTAATCCTGTTAGCTATGCCGATGCAGTCAACAAGGCAATAAGATTAGAAGCAGGATTTCAAAGAGATAATCAGCAGCAGACTTTACAGATACCCAGTGGAGGTATGCAATTACCAATGGGTACATCATCTTATGTACCTCAGCAGCCTTTTCAGCAGCAGCAGTTCTTCCAACACCAAAAACCTCAAAGGTTTAAGCCCAGAGGAAAGAACTTCAAGAAGAAAGGTCAGTCGAGTTCATCTAGCTCAAGTGGATCTAAAAGTGTATCGGGGACGCCGTTTTCAGGGAATCAGTATTCAGTGGTGTATTGTGAGCGTTGTGGAGGTAGACATCATACATCTCAGTGTGGTGGTGTACGTGGGACATGTCATAATTGCGGTCAGacaggacactttgctagagctTGTCCAAACCATACTCAAGGGCAGATGAGACCACAACAGTTTCCTCAGAACAGAGGTGGTTTTTCGGGTGGTTCGTCTCAGAGACCCTTTACTCCTGCACAGTCTTTTCAGCAGTCCAATTATCCACAGGTTCGGGGTAATGTACCTCAATCATTCCCAGGTCCACAACAGGCTAGAGTGTATGCTTTGACAGAGGATCAAGCCAGAGAGGCTCCAGGTGGTGTAATCGCAGGTACTTGTTTAATTAATGGTTACACTGCAcgagttttatttgatacaggagcatctcactCTTTCCTCGCATCCAATTTTGTTGATGAATATGACTTTGTGACTACATCATTGGATGAGTTTGCATCTGTGTCCACTCCAGCCGGTAAAGTGATTTTATCAGGGCAGATTGTGTTGAACTGTGTATTTCATTTCGGCGACAGTATTATGATTTCTAATTTGATTGTGTTACCGATGtatgactttgattgtatcattgGTATGGATACCTTGACAAATTATCGAGCTACTGTAGACTGTTTTCATGGTGTAGTACGTTTTCGACCTCATTTTGGTGAcaaatggaatttttatggtcgAGGATCGCAAGCTAAAATACCTTTAGTTTCAGCAATGGAAATGTTTAAGCTATTATCCTTAGGAAACgagtga
This Primulina eburnea isolate SZY01 unplaced genomic scaffold, ASM2296580v1 ctg608_ERROPOS200000, whole genome shotgun sequence DNA region includes the following protein-coding sequences:
- the LOC140821517 gene encoding uncharacterized protein isoform X1, yielding MAPRGRKGKEVVQESGAQNMDDIDVNARGRRGRPTGEAVQNVNVEVEQITRRVNDMELVVSRFQNLNPPIFDGSEGNEKAESWLRAMNNLFDLVEYDSNRRVKLVVLQLRDNAERWWEATARALRDAGTVITWDVFSTQFRQEYSPPSYYAAKSSAFHKLVQGNLPVVEYARQLSSLLIYVPHIAGNDGAKMEKFLEGLGSHLYSLVLASNPVSYADAVNKAIRLEAGFQRDNQQQTLQIPSGGMQLPMGTSSYVPQQPFQQQQFFQHQKPQRFKPRGKNFKKKGQSSSSSSSGSKSVSGTPFSGNQYSVVYCERCGGRHHTSQCGGVRGTCHNCGQTGHFARACPNHTQGQMRPQQFPQNRGGFSGGSSQRPFTPAQSFQQSNYPQVRGNVPQSFPGPQQARVYALTEDQAREAPGGVIAAGHAGGSSSAAQDEAPRGARAL
- the LOC140821517 gene encoding uncharacterized protein isoform X3; amino-acid sequence: MAPRGRKGKEVVQESGAQNMDDIDVNARGRRGRPTGEAVQNVNVEVEQITRRVNDMELVVSRFQNLNPPIFDGSEGNEKAESWLRAMNNLFDLVEYDSNRRVKLVVLQLRDNAERWWEATARALRDAGTVITWDVFSTQFRQEYSPPSYYAAKSSAFHKLVQGNLPVVEYARQLSSLLIYVPHIAGNDGAKMEKFLEGLGSHLYSLVLASNPVSYADAVNKAIRLEAGFQRDNQQQTLQIPSGGMQLPMGTSSYVPQQPFQQQQFFQHQKPQRFKPRGKNFKKKGQSSSSSSSGSKSVSGTPFSGNQYSVVYCERCGGRHHTSQCGGVRGTCHNCGQTGHFARACPNHTQGQMRPQQFPQNRGGFSGGSSQRPFTPAQSFQQSNYPQVRGNVPQSFPGPQQARVYALTEDQAREAPGGVIAGFDNQEAPRSS
- the LOC140821517 gene encoding uncharacterized protein isoform X4, which produces MAPRGRKGKEVVQESGAQNMDDIDVNARGRRGRPTGEAVQNVNVEVEQITRRVNDMELVVSRFQNLNPPIFDGSEGNEKAESWLRAMNNLFDLVEYDSNRRVKLVVLQLRDNAERWWEATARALRDAGTVITWDVFSTQFRQEYSPPSYYAAKSSAFHKLVQGNLPVVEYARQLSSLLIYVPHIAGNDGAKMEKFLEGLGSHLYSLVLASNPVSYADAVNKAIRLEAGFQRDNQQQTLQIPSGGMQLPMGTSSYVPQQPFQQQQFFQHQKPQRFKPRGKNFKKKGNQYSVVYCERCGGRHHTSQCGGVRGTCHNCGQTGHFARACPNHTQGQMRPQQFPQNRGGFSGGSSQRPFTPAQSFQQSNYPQVRGNVPQSFPGPQQARVYALTEDQAREAPGGVIAAGHAGGSSSAAQDEAPRGARAL
- the LOC140821517 gene encoding uncharacterized protein isoform X2 translates to MAPRGRKGKEVVQESGAQNMDDIDVNARGRRGRPTGEAVQNVNVEVEQITRRVNDMELVVSRFQNLNPPIFDGSEGNEKAESWLRAMNNLFDLVEYDSNRRVKLVVLQLRDNAERWWEATARALRDAGTVITWDVFSTQFRQEYSPPSYYAAKSSAFHKLVQGNLPVVEYARQLSSLLIYVPHIAGNDGAKMEKFLEGLGSHLYSLVLASNPVSYADAVNKAIRLEAGFQRDNQQQTLQIPSGGMQLPMGTSSYVPQQPFQQQQFFQHQKPQRFKPRGKNFKKKGQSSSSSSSGSKSVSGTPFSGNQYSVVYCERCGGRHHTSQCGGVRGTCHNCGQTGHFARACPNHTQGQMRPQQFPQNRGGFSGGSSQRPFTPAQSFQQSNYPQVRGNVPQSFPGPQQARVYALTEDQAREAPGGVIAGHAGGSSSAAQDEAPRGARAL